GTGGTCATCGATGCAGCCAAGCCCGGAGCATCAGTTCTCAGCCTTTGTGAAAAGGGAGATGCTTTCATCATGGCAGAGACCGGAAAGGTCTTCAAGAAGGAGAAGGATATGAAGAAAGGTGAGATGATGGGTGTTGTATTAAAGTCTGGACGATCTAGATTTGGCTAAATGCTTGTGGTTCTTATAAAGATGATGATCTCTTTCCTTGCATATGATTCGCATTATATTTTGTTGAAGATCGGTGGTTGTCCTTTCTTGCAGGCATTGCGTTCCCAACCAGTGTGTCAGTCAATAACTGTGTCTGCCACTTCTCTCCCCTGAAGAGTGATCCAGACTACATGCTGAAAGACGGAGATTTGGTCAAAATGTAGGCACAACCCCCTTCACCAGTTCGTCTGTGCTTTGTCTAACCTCACCATTTCTCTTCCCACCTGTTCTTCTCCCTTGTTGAATTCACTACTCTTCCTCTTACTGGCCTGAAATCTGTACTTCCCATCTTGTCTGGAGTATTTCCCTACTGTGTCCCTCAGTGACATCCCAGTCTTTGTGTCTTTCCGACTGTCTTCCTGCTTGTTCCCTTGTTTTATTGTGAATCACCAATGCAAGTGTGCATGTAACTGTCACAGTTAATATTTGTACTTGTTTATTCTGCAGTGCGAAGCTGTgacttgtttttttaagttaaaaacatGAAAACGGACCTATTAGCTTTCTAAATAAGCATTTGGACTTAAAATTCTTTTAGTGCTGTAATTTATGTAGTTATATAAGTGTAATAAAGTTTACTTTTAGGTCTGACTCAATTCTAGTATGGATGCTCACTTTTAATAACTCCATACTTGGCTAACTCTTATGCGAATATTCGGTTTGTGTAAAGCTAGAACTATAGTTTTTATGCATACTCATGTGTACTGTGCATGTTATGCAAATTTCATCATCAAAATAGTACGCGTGCACCGTATACTCACAGCCGAATTTTTGTGACCGTGCGCACTTTGTGCACGTTTTTTATTCAATGGCATACAGGAGAACATAGTATGTATCCCAGGAAATGCactgcattttgtcgcaatgtgtgtgtatacgtatgagtcaaataaactatactttgcaaggctgtgcgttcgacTTTGTACGTATTGCGTACATTTGCATTCtcaaataaacaaactataCCCCCAGCTTTacttgctctagattacttgtaGTATTAGTTGCACCTCACCACGTCATTAGTTGCGTAATGCAAATAAATACAATGCGCAGCGAAAGGTGATAAGGACTCCCATCACTTACCAGGTAGTCCAAGCTATCTCCTTTTTTGTCCTGTCTCTGTATGAATAAAAAGTTGTCATACATTTCGGGGTGGGCACCCAGACCGCTACAATAATGCTTTCCTCCATTTTTTTGATACAACCAATAAGCTTTTTGCTGACCGGCTTGTGCGACAATGCATCATGCGAATAACCTGCtcgaatgattttttttttttgcttgtgcAGAAGACTTAATTGCGCCAACGAACAATGTTCGCCTCAGTCACgtctagggatgcataacgattaattgcgattaatctatagcagaataaagttttttgtttacaacatatatgtatataataactgtatataatatttatgtatatgtaaatatgcacacatgcatgttaaattttaagaaaaaaaatatatttatatgtaatataaattatgcttaaatatacaaatgtatatacgcatgtaaacatttcttgaatatacatgcatgtgtgtgcatttatctatacaaagttattatacacaatacccccacacacacatatataaaaacttttattctgctatagattaatcgcgattaatcattatgcatccCTGCAAGGTATAAATTGTCTAGTTTAAGCGTTTATGCGTCATTCATGTCTCTCTGTGCGAATTTGTGTctttttgcatgtttgcattgactttgtatgtaatctttTTGTGCAAATAATTAAATCCGCTTTTGCTGTGCACACCATTAAtagtattttattcatttgAAGATGAAAGTTTCTTGTAGTTTGTCAATTTGTAGTTTATCTTCCCTAAAGTTCTGTCCTGACCAGACTGTTATTTTGAATAAACCTAGGTGTCCGTATGTCGTTCTGTAAAAAACTCAGTTCTTTTTCCATTTTAACTCGTACATTTTTCCTTAATCTCAACAGTGATCTAGGAGTACACGTTGATGGTTTCATCTCCAACGTGGCCCACAGTTTTATTGTAGGAGCTACTAAGGTGTGTTTGCCTGCATGTTTTTGATATtcatatacaaattaaaatgGCACTtcaaagtagggatgcaccgataccacttttttggagtacgagtacttgcatttcagtacttgccgataccgagtacttaattaaaaaacatgttttaaattgacaggtaacagcttaagtcatataatttaacaaaaaaaaaacaaaggactagttttccagtttgttatAACCTCTGCccctttggacaacacaagaggcattaaccccttacacgccgctcaaacataatcatttctcagaccgtggaatcgattccaggtatcgggggacttttaacgagtactctagaaaatgtggtattgaGGCCGATACCCAAaaccagtatcggtgcatccctacctcAAAGAGATCATTTATCTATTAAGTTATTATATGGCAGCCTGGAATGCTTCTTTCTCATTGGTCAATCGCTGCTATTTTGTTTCATGACGGTTAAACTGTATGAATGACTATTCCCTCAGCAACTGATGTGTATTACACAGTTGTGTCTCTCGCATCACTTCATGGTTTCTTGTttaatagaatataataatGTAAATCCATATTGTTGGTTGTTGTCACTACCTCTTATAGAGGATCTCGAAATGAATGAAGTCTGACCATCTTCTCATCGTCTCATCTTATGTGTTGTGGTATTATAACATTCTAGGAAGCGCCTGTGAAAGGAAGGAAAGCTGATGTCATCAAAGCAGCACACATGTGCGCGGAGGCTGCTCTCCGTCTTGTAAAACCTGGCAACCAGGTTAGTATATGTAGTAAACTTGGACGAGAGTTTGAACAAAAGCTTGACCCCCACCCAGCTGCAGTGAACATATGGCTAACATTCACAgtaattgttgttttttttcttgtgtGAAGTCTTTTATCTTCTCTTCTTGTTCTGTTTATCTTTGTAGAACACACAGGTCACCGAGGCCTGGGCCAAGATTGCCCAATCATTCAAGTGCACCCCTATTGAAGGTGAGTCATTGCTATTTTTTCCAATGGAATGGTCTCATTACTATTAAAAACACCAACTTTATCCATGAAGAGAGTTTGGTATCATCACATTATTAAAGGGACGTTCCACTTTATTTGAAaacatgctcattttccagctcccctagagttaaacatttgattcttaaaattttggaatccattcagctgatccccgggtctggtggtaccactttttaTTTACCTTTTTGTTCACCTCTTTGACAGGCATGCTTTCCCATCAGCTCAAACAACATGTTATTGATGGAGAGAAGACTATAATCCAGAACCCTTCAGATCAACAACGGTATGAACAAGACCGACCAAAAAAATTTATAGAAAAAATTAACTACTATGGATTTGGTTCCATTTTGATCTTGAAGCTACATACAATTTGTAATAAACGAGTGAGACTGTAATACGCCTTATTCAGTCTGCCGCCATGTTGATTCCAAATCGaggctgtgaaggatggacgtcCAGAGCTTGCGCATTAAACTTATTGTTTTTTGTCTGGATGCTGCTCATTCAACCATCAGAAAATACATCGTTTTACAAATTTCCACAGGGCAAAGAACCTCAGAAACCATGAATTGTTAAATTTACAAGGGACCTAATATGAGATTTATTTACCTTTCTTTAAAACACCAATATCCTATACAATATTTTATACAACAACTCCAGTTTGTATAGATCATAATAGGTTTTCCCATGTATTTtctcaataatgtttttttttttttagacttGAACATTGACTTAATAACACGTGATTGACATGATAACAAGCTATTTACGTGATAGTTCGTTGTGCAGGTATTGTTAAAGGAAAAACCACATATGAAGCCCCAAAGTTGTGTATTAATGCTATTTAGTTAGAAATGAATCCTGCTTCTGTTGATTCCAGTCATTGTGCTTAAAAAACATACAGAAGGAAGTTTTTAATGTATTCATGCCTTGGGTTTTTGTGATCTATACAAATTGGAGATATGTACTCTTTTATAGgactattttataaaataattaattaaattataaaataattaattaaattataaaataaaaaataaaataaaaaatatgtcccaaatttgaaaatgaaatgctaaaataaaaattaaaacattatattaaattatttcatttttaacgtgatgaagcatcattccggccaaattgaaaaattaaattaatttgatgatttgacatttcattttcaatataatcttgagtcaagactgacaatattaaaataaaaaggcaagcttgaaaaggaatctgtaaatacattttttaaaaggctttttattcctgcccagctccatgcacagagggtagacgcacatttcaccgtgACAGCGCCACCCGGCACTCGTTGGCCAGTACAATCGACACAGTAGCttatctgtacagatgtgaagctaagattcattcaaacagtcgctaagtttggttaaatgggtctaaaagtcgctagatgtagcaataaggTCGCTAAGTTGGCAAGCAACACAGTCActgagttggcaacactgcttcagccaatccccttttttaagcaagtaagccccacccactgattaacattgaatttgcatacaagttgaaaataaaatgaaacacgaaaatgaaaaagaaaaacagaacataaaattaaaactgaactttacattttaattttgtccctattattgcttgggcatgaataaaaagccttttaaaaattgtttttacaaattccttttcaagcttgcctttttattttattttgcgattttattttataatttaattattttttttataatttaatgaattcttttattaattaattttaaaaagtccaaaaataccttccataCTATATTAGTGTTTCAAAGAAAAATAAGCATGCTTACAACATTAGAAATGGGTGATTAGCCAACAAAACGGATATTATGTACATAATGTGCTATTTTCCTCTCAAATTAGGTCATGTGTCCcttcttatttttaaaaaaattcatgtTTTCTGAGGTTCTTTGTCATGTAGTGTAGAAATTTGTCAAATTATGTATTCTCTGTGTTTTAATGGCTGGAAGACCAGCATCCTGATACTAAACAATGGGTTTAAGGGGAAAGTTCggataaaaattatatataaccttcaaaggtggtttttgggtgttcagcatttattttattaacaacattaactcattttttacatataattgaTTTCTTTATGcgtttaattaataaacaatcggtatcggcctttctcgtgctattgccgatatgccgatggtttcaaattcatcaaaaatcggccgataaatatcggcagccgatacatcggtgcatcactattaAAAACTTCCGGTCATGGCGCCATCTTAGTATCCGCATttaggagagagtattagcgtagtgtacgcacttttcttagtgaagGATGACAAATGTGAAGGCACAGCGCAGCAGTAGAGAACCCTCCGCAAACTGCGTACACTCTCATCTGAATGCGGACGTGACTAAGATGGCATTACTGGTAGttagttttttttgtttctaaagttttaaatatggatttttcTATGAAAAAACCACATGGATAAGGTCTTTATCCCCTGGAGCCGGTTGGATTACTTTtatgaaggatgaatgcacattttttggactttaaGGAGGTGGACCCTGTATCTTTACATTTTAACAACAGAAAGATATTTAGgatatttctaaaataactgaaactgtgttcgtctgaaaaatgatggacacaTGCATCTCGAatggcttgggggtgagtaaatcatgggtttaatatcatttttggccgaactatccctttaaagtgcaCGCTCTGAATGTCCATCCCTCACAGCCTCGTTTTGGAATCATTGTGGCGGCAGGCTGAATAAGGCGCATACCGGTAAGTAGTGCATGCTAAGATATGCATCACTATTAATTATTACTCGTATGTGAATTTAAAACAACTTGTTACGTGTCACTTACCAAATGCCGTCCCCTTGTGTCTGAAGAAAAAGTTGaattaaacaacttttataATCAATTCGAAGTATAGATTGTTAAAATGTCCAAATTATACTAAATTGTGTTCAAAGTGCTCTTTAGGATgcataataataaatgtttatatcagTTTGTTTACTGGTTTTTGTTTGCATCTCGTAACAGGAAGGACCATGAAAAGGCAGAGTTTGAGGTTCATGAAGTGTATGCAGTGGATGTGCTGATCAGCACAGGAGAAGGAAAGGTAATCACAATCTTATGCGGCTTTAGGGGACGTTTACACAGCGACATTTTCAAGTGAAACTGGTGAACTTATTTTCCATTTTTGAGTTTCTTTAAACACATACCTTTTAAAGACGACTTACAAAGTGCTGCTTTTTTAAAACAACgctttgttttcaaagaaaattTGAATCTGTGATAATGGTGACATCATGCGCATGTGTTCATTTAGTCACATGCATATGTGTAACCAAAACGACAATGGCAGCCTACGTAGAAATAAAAGTCTTATCTAACAAATCCATTAATcattttctaaaaataaaaatatataaacattttaacaacacATGCTCTTCTTACACTGGCTCTGCAATGCAAGTCCACAACTTCTCGCATTTCGTATTGGTGTTGAAAAAAGTACAGATCCAGTGTCTCTACAAGTCGAACATGCAAAGACAAAGTCAAGcgctctttaaaaataaataaatgaaaggttAAACAACAATATCGGACGTTTTGAAGTTGGAGGACCTGGCACACATAATACAGGGTTTTGATTCATCCATGTAAGCAGGTGTCTTTTTACCAAAAAttcaaaattaaaatgattaaaaaacgCAAAGGAAAACTTTTCTTTACATAATTGTCATGTAAATGTAGCCCAAGTAAAAACATGGGTTTGCATTAAATCTGTATATATCTATATCTCCTAATAAGTTAACTAAATGTTTAGTATTGTAATATTTTATATGCACGtgatgtcttcttcaggcaagAGATGGAGGGCAGAGAACAACCATCTACAAACGGGACCCCAGTAAGCAGTATGGACTAAAGATGAAGACCTCTAGGATGTTCTTCAGTGAAGTTGAGAGACGCTTTGATGCCATGCCTTTCACTCTTAGGTACCTGgcttttgtattttaaaaaatttggcCACTTGTTATTTCAGGAACTATTCACATTTCAATGATTTAGCTTGACGTGAATGAAACTTGTCTTTCAGGGCGTTTGAGGATGAAGCGAAAGCTCGATTGGGAGTGGTGGAGTGTGCCAAACACGAGCTACTTCAGCCGTTTAGTGTACTACATGAAAAAGAAGGTAAGTCTCTCTATCGATGCCcccattttgttttattttttaaaattttctATACCTGCTAAACCACCTCtatatctttctctctctttaggCGAGTTTGTGGCTCAGTTTAAGTTCACAGTGCTGCTGATGGCCAACGGGCCTCTGAGAATCACCAGTGGACCATTTGAAGCCGACCTCTACAAGTCCGAATATGATGTAGAAGATCCCGAACTCAAGGTATGTTACCGTCATCTCTTCTGTATAATTtgaacatttaaatgttttcctGCAGTCTGATGTTTTGGTCTTTGTGGATTTTATTACAGTCTCTGATACAAAGTTCTGCAAGTCGCAAagcacagaagaagaagaaaaagaaggtAAAGGTTATTGATTAAAGCTTACAGTTTACAAAAAATATGATCTCTCTTGACAAAAaggcaatataatatacataaccaAATTAACAATGGTCTATAAAGATTTGTTACCTTAGAATGAGGCGCTTTTATCTATATACAACGTGGGGCTCTAAATTGAAGTCACCATTTCGTACCATCATGTTTACCGTAGCTGCTAGGGATGTGCATCTCCATAACTGAGTCCGATGCGATAAGCATCTCTATGCATAGCCTACGATAGGATACATTAAAGATACATATGAAGCAGCTACAGATGCGATTCACCCCTTTACGATGCAGTGCGGCCcgatgcaataaaaaaaaataatgctatGCAATTTAATAAGGAACACTTAAAACAGTTTTTGTGTCAGTTTTGTAAGCACAACACATTTAAACAATCTTAAAATATTGGTCAGTTTCTAAATAAAAAGTTTAGCACAAGtgcgcatatttatgcgggggacgcattttttcaaatacgctgcACTTTCACAGCATAAATTTCAGATTTCCATgcacaaaatatgcggggcttgcatgatttcacaATCGCCGCATTTCATTGCAAATATCACaaatcttagcagaaagttgaaaaatgtagCATTTAAAGCTggaaacagtttttgcaagttcctgcagtttttgcaagttctcgcatttcatcgcataaaagtGCATAAATAtccaaataatatatttatatccataaatatattacattgcattttttaagaaaacgtgctgcAAGATTAAGGATTTTTGTCCGCATCATCACCAAAAAAACTCTTATTTTTTACCAATGTAGTATGTTAGGAACGATGCATTGCAATGCAGATGCTAGATCGTATCCGATTGCAGTTGCTAGATCGCATCCGATTGCAGTTGCTAGATCGCATCCGAT
This Paramisgurnus dabryanus chromosome 7, PD_genome_1.1, whole genome shotgun sequence DNA region includes the following protein-coding sequences:
- the pa2g4a gene encoding proliferation-associated protein 2G4a, whose product is MSDDEQQEQTIAEDLVVTKYKMGGDIANQALKVVIDAAKPGASVLSLCEKGDAFIMAETGKVFKKEKDMKKGIAFPTSVSVNNCVCHFSPLKSDPDYMLKDGDLVKIDLGVHVDGFISNVAHSFIVGATKEAPVKGRKADVIKAAHMCAEAALRLVKPGNQNTQVTEAWAKIAQSFKCTPIEGMLSHQLKQHVIDGEKTIIQNPSDQQRKDHEKAEFEVHEVYAVDVLISTGEGKARDGGQRTTIYKRDPSKQYGLKMKTSRMFFSEVERRFDAMPFTLRAFEDEAKARLGVVECAKHELLQPFSVLHEKEGEFVAQFKFTVLLMANGPLRITSGPFEADLYKSEYDVEDPELKSLIQSSASRKAQKKKKKKASKTAENATGQPVANEVAAN